AGTACGAAAAATCATTAGAGGAAATGAAGGCAAGGGGATTAATGCATGGTTGATAAAGGGAAAGTCGGTGTAGTGACTGTTACCTATAACAGTGGTAAGGTAATATCAGAATTTCTTGAATCGCTGTGCATGCAAACGTATGATAATTATTTCTTATATATAGTAGATAATGCATCAACGGATGAGACGATAGCAACGGTAGAAACGCAGCCGAGCGATTTGAGAATTAAGGTTATTAAAAATCAAGAAAACTTAGGTGTGGCTAAAGGAAATAACCAGGGTATTGCAGCAGCGTTACAAGATGAATGTCAATACATTTTACTTATCAATAATGATACGATATTTGAGAGTAAGCTTCTGGAAAAATTAGTGAATGGATTAGCGCAATATGATTGCGATCTAATAGTGCCTAAGATGTTATATCATGATCGACCTAATGTTATTTGGTTTGCGGGGGGGCATTTTTTACGTTGGAAAGGATATCTTAATATTCAGGAAGGTGAAGGTGAAGAAGACAAAGGACAGTATGATGTTCCTAGACAGATTGAGTGCGCTCCTACTTGCTGCATGTTAATTACAAGGAGAACTTTTGAGCAAGTGGGATTGATGGATGAAAAATATTTTGTTTATTATGATGATACAGATTTTTGCCTGCGTGTACTAAGATCAGGGTTGAAGATGTATTTTCTTCCGTTGGCTAGTTTAATACATAAGGTGAGTAGCTTGACGGGGGGATCAGCATCTAACTTCGTTATGCGATATACAATACGAAATCTGGTGTACTATATCCGCAAAAATTTCAATGGTCCATGTGTAATTTGTTGGATTTTCGGTATTCAGTTGGTTCTATGGATGAAAGTAATTGCGGGAAAAGACAATATAAAAGAGTATGTGGTTAAGCAAAGAGCGTATATCGAAGGATTAAAAATGTAATCTAAGATGGAAGTAATGCGCAGAGATGATCACTTGTTGGAGGGGGTAACATGAAAGTAGTAATCTTATGCGGAGGTCAAGGAACGAGAATCCGCGATGTGTCAGACAATATACCAAAACCGATGATTCCGATAGGGGATTTTCCGATATTATGGCATATAATGAAGTACTATTCTTGCTGGGGGCATAAAGACTTCGTCTTATGTCTTGGATATAAAGGCCATGTTATCAAGGATTTCTTCATTAATTATCAGACTCAGGTCAACGATTTTACGGTGGATCTGGGTAATAAAAACGCGATTGAATTTCATAACGGACATACTGAGGAAGATTGGAAAGTTACACTTTCAGAAACTGGCCTGACGGCGTTAACCGGTGCTCGGATCAAACGTATTCGCAAGTATGTAGTCGATGAGGAAAATTTCATGCTGACTTATGGCGATGGAGTCGGCAACGTAGATTTGGGCGAGCTAATTAAGTTCCATCTGGCGCACGGAAAAATATTAACGGTTACGGGAGTCAGACCGCCCGGACGCTTTGGAGAGCTAGTGCATGATGAAACGGGTATGGTCACTGCATTTAATGAAAAACCGCAAGCGGCGGGTGGACGAATTTCTGGCGGCTTTTTTATTTGTAGAAAAGAAATTTTTTCCTATTTAGATGATCGTGACGAGCTAACTTTTGAACAAGAACCTATGCGCAAGTTGGTTGCAGACGACCAGTTAATGGTTTATAATCATGACGGATTTTGGCAACCGATGGATACATCACGGGAGTATATGTTGCTTAATAAGCTGTATGAAAAGGGGGAAGCTCCTTGGGAAATATGGTAAATAGCAATTTGGTACAGACATTTCGTGGTAAGCGTGTTTTATTGACTGGGGATACGGGATTCAAGGGGTCTTGGTTGGCTATGCTGCTGCATAGATTAGGAGCGCAAGTCTTCGGTTATGCATTACCTCCACAACAGGCTGAGGACCATTTTAATTTGCTGGAATTGGATAAAATAATTACTCATGTGAATGGCGATATTCGGGATCATCATAATGTTATGAAGGTATTCCGTGAAGTTGAACCAGAGTTTCTTTTCCATTTAGCGGCTCAACCATTAGTACGTCTTTCTTATGAAGAGCCTAAAGTTACCTTTGATACTAATGTTGGAGGTTCTGTCAATATTTTAGAAGCGGTAAGGCAGACTGTTTCTCTACGATCGGTTATATATGTAACAACGGACAAATGCTATAAAAACAAAGAATGGATTTGGGGCTATAGGGAGAATGACGAACTAGGGGGGCGGGATCCGTACAGTGCGTCTAAGGCGGCAGCAGAGCTGGTGTTTTCTTCTTATCTTGAATCGTTTTTTGCGAGCAGAGGAACTTTGGGCGCTGCTAGTGTTCGAGCCGGCAATGTAATTGGAGGCGGGGATTGGGCGAAAGATCGTATTGTGCCAGACTGTATAAGAGCATTACAATGTAATGAGGCCATCGTGGTGCGGAATCCGGCTGCTACTCGTCCCTGGCAACATGTGCTTGAACCGTTGCACGGTTACTTGATGCTCGCGGAAAAGCTGTATTATGAACCAAGAGTATATTCGGGGGCGTGGAATTTCGGGCCGCGAGGGGAGTCTGTCCAGACGGTGCAGAGTTTGGTGGAAAAGTTGATTCCTTTATGGGGCGAAGGAGAAGTTCGGTTTGAACGTTCTGAAAACAAGGTGCATGAGGCTAATTTATTGCAATTGAATTGTGATAAGGCACATAAGCTATTGCAGTGGATTCCAAAATGGGGGTTTGAACGGACGATTGCTGAAACCGTTTGTTGGTATAAAGCAGTCAATAATGGTGTTGCGGTAAAGTCAGCTACGGCAAATCAGATCGAAAACTATTTGGAGGGTTCTATATGATTGATGGAGTTAAAGTAACGCCGCTAAAACAAATTCTCGATGAACGCGGAAAGATCATGCATATGATGCGTTGTGACAGTCCTGATTTTAGTGGCTTCGGTGAGATTTACTTTTCCTGTATTCATCCAGGGGCGATAAAAGGCTGGCATATTCATAAAGAAATGATTTTGAATTATGCGGTTCCCCATGGAAATATAAAATTTGTATTGTATGATGAACGAGTGGATAGTCCAACTTACGGTGAGGTGCAGGAAATCTTCCTAGGTCCTGACAACTATTGCCTTGTAACAGTTCCGCCAATGGTTTGGAACGGGTTTAAAGGAATCGGTTCAGAATTAGCTATTGTTGCCAATTGTTCGACGATACCACATGACCCACAGGAAATTGATAGACTAGATCCCTTTGATTCCAGGATTCCCTATGATTGGAGTCTGAAGCACAGATGAGTGAAGAGGTTCTGATTACGGGAGGAATGGGGTACGTTGGAGGACGAATCGCACAAGCGATTAGTGAACATTCCGCATATGACTTAACTATTAGTACACGTCGAACGGGTCTTAGTCGGCCGGAGTGGCTTGTGAAGGGAAATGTTATTAAACTAGATCTTTTATCAGAAGAAGAGCTCGATGCGGCCTGCCAGGGCGTCAAATATATCATTCATTTGGCTGCACTAAATGAAATCGACAGCGCTAAAGATCCCGAACAGGCGCTTATAATCAACGGACTGGGTACGCTGAAGCTGCTTCGGGCTGCCGAACGCGCAGGTGTTGAGCGCTTTATTTATTTTTCCACTGCGCATGTTTATGGTGCTCCATTGCAAGGGAACATTACTGAAAACTTAGCAACGAAACCGTGTCATCCTTATGCAATTACCCATCGTATTGCAGAAGACTTTGTGTTGGCATCGAGTAAGCTAACGGGAATTGTGCTAAGATTATCTAATAGTTTGGGGGCGCCCAGCCATATTGGAGTTGATCGTTGGACATTGCTTGTTAATGATCTTTGTCGGCAAGCTGTTACCGAAAATAAGTTGACGCTTCGTACTGGGCATCAAAGGCGTGACTTTATCGCGTTATCAGATGTTTGTGCTGCCGTACTTCACTTTCTGAAAATACCTAAGCAAGAATGTAAAGATGGTTTGTTCAATTTGGGTGGCGAATGCACAATGAGTGTTGCTGATATGGCAGAACTTATATCTGAACGATACGAAGTTCTCTTTAAACAAAAAATCCCAATTTATTGTCCAGAACAAAGGGAGAGTGAAAGCGATGTTTCCCTTAACTATGATATTAGTAAGTTGAAAGAGACAGGGTTTAAACTCCAAGGTGATATTGTTTGTGAAGTTGACAGAACGTTAGAGATTTGCAATAAATTCTTAGCTAAATAGTTAGTAAAAATAGTTTTGGAGAGATAATATGCCATTAGTAAGCATTATAATGAATTGTCACAACGGAAGTAAATATCTTAGAGAGGCTCTTGACAGCATATATTCTCAAAGCTTTAAAGATTTTGAGATTGTTTTTTGGGACAATTTTTCTACAGATGATAGTGCTGAAATAGCGGTGAGTTATGGAGAGAAAGTTAAATATTATCGGGGAGAAGAATTTCTTACATTAGGAGCTGCGCGTAATAAAGCGCTAGAAAAAGCGCAGGGAAAATACATTGCTTTTTTAGATTGTGATGACATATGGATGCCATTGAAGCTGGAAAAACAAGTGCATTTAATGGAAGAAAATCCAATAGTAGAGTTTATATATACAAATTTTTATATGATGGAACCTAAAAAAGGGAAAAGTAAGATCGTTCTTCCGAAGTATCAACCTTCCGGTGATGTATTCGCGGCTTTTCTGAAAAAATTTCCAGTAGGTTTGCTTACTGCGTTTGTTAGAAAAAATAGTATGGATAAACTTCAACATCACTTTGATCCCACCCTGAAATTGACATCGGAATATGATTTGTTTATGAGACTGGCATATAAAGGATATGTTGAATACATCGGTGAACCTTTAGCTTATTATCGTGTTCATGAAAATATGTCTAGTCTTTGTTTACGTCAAGAGTGGCCAGGGGAATTGAGCTATGTATTGGAAAAATTGATTCACTTTGATGATGCTATAAAAAATGATATGAAGAGAGAGATTGCGCAGCAACAGAATTATATTGAATTTATTAAGGCTAAAAATAAGATGTTAGATGGGGATTTGAGGAGTGCACGTGATTTGTTAACACCTTGCAAAATGCAAAGCGTTAAGGCTTTTTTGCTTTACACTGGAACTTTTATACCGTTGCCTATCTGGCTTTGGTTAAAACCAGTATGGGAAAGAGGAACCTTTAGATGAACGGTAAGGTATTAGTGACGGGTGCTACGGGGTATTTGGGAAAGCGGTTAGTGGTTCAACTCCGTGATATAGGGTATGAAGTGGTTGGACTTACGAGACGAAATTCTGGGAATCGCATCGAAGGAATTGAATATATTACAGGTGATATAACACAACCGATAGAGTTTCCATCAGATATAATTATAATTTTTCATTGCGCAGGGGTTATTGATGAAGATGACGTTGCGATGATAAAAACAAATGTTGATGGAACAAGAAATATTGTGAATGCAGCATGCAAGTTAAAGTGTAGGCTGATACATGTATCTAGTGCGGGCGTTGTTGGTTGGCCGGATACTACTGAAATAGATGAAAGTACTCCATGTAATCCGCTTAATTTATATGAAAAAACAAAACTCGAAGCTGAACAAATACTATTGCAGGCAGTAGAAAAGGGGCTTCAAGCGCAAATTATTCGACCTACTATTATTTTTGGGATTAGAAGAGAAGGTAATAAGGACTCGCTTTTTCAATTCATTCAAGCCATTAAAGATCAAAAATATTTCAGCATTGGAAATGGTGTATATAATTTAATCCATATAGATGAAGTAGTAAAAGCGATGATTGTTTTGGCTGAAACGTGCTTGCCAAGTGGCGGTATTTGGATTTTGAATACTCCAATTAGTTTCAGCCTTTTTGTGCAAACAATTAGAAAGCTGGCGTTAGATACGGAAAGAAAAGTACCATCCATTCCATATGGTATTGCTTACTTAATTGCTGTGATCTTACAGTATTACTCCAAAGCAACGGGTAGAAGTGTTCCGCTTAACCTTTCGAGACTTAAAGCATTAACGAATAACCGTGTTTTTTCTAGCGCCCGCATTTTAAGCAAAACGAACTATGTTCCGGAAAAAAATGTTATTGAGTGGATTAAGGAATCGTATGTGTTGTATTATGAGAAGAGATAACTAGATATAAACCTAGTAGAAAGAACTAGCTAAATCGCAGGGGAAGATATCCTGATTTATCAAAACTATCTCTAGAAATTATCGGAAGAGTGATAGGAATGAAAATTTGCACAATAACAACCATTTGGCTTACAATGGAAACATTTTGGTTAAAGCAATTATTATTCTTGAAAGAAAGTGGAATTGAGAACACTATAGTATCTAGTGATTTACAGAATAGAGATTGCTTATCATTAAATGGAGTTTCGATACACATGGAACGTAATTACGGTCCATGGTCTACGTTGAGCGGAATTTGGAAGTTGTACCGTTTTTTTTGCCAAGAAAAGTTTGATATGATTCAATATGCAACTCCCAAAGCGGCACTTATTTCTTCTATTGCTGGAATGATGGCTGGGGTTCCTGTGCGGTTGTATTGTCAATGGGGCATTCGATATGTAGGCTTTTCCGGTTGGCGGCGAGTCTTGTTCAAAAGTATTGAAAAGTTGGTATGTAGCTTAAGTACTCATATATCGCCTGATAGTAATGGCAATCGGCAGTTCTCGATTGAAGAAGGGCTTTATACCGCAGAGAAGTCATCTGTGGTCTATAAAGGGAGTGCCAATGGCGTTTCGCTGGCGAGATTTTCATTTGCCAATAAAGGTATTTGGTATAGTGAAGTCCGGAAAGTGTTAGGCTGGGATTCTTCAATGGTGGTTTTTGGATGGGTTGGCCGCGTTACCTGCGATAAGGGGGTCGGAGAATTAGTGCAGGCTTTTCTTGCTTTGAGTGAACAACGTCCTGATGTACGGTTGTTAATGATTGGCGGCTGGGAGGAGCATCCTGGTTTGCCGCAGACAGTGTTGGAAGCAGTAAAATATCATCCGCAGATTGCCTATGTTGGATCTAAAAGTGATGTGGAACGATACTATGCAGCGATGGATGTTCTTGTGGCGCCAAGCTATCGTGAAGGATTTGGTTCTGTGGCGTTAGAAGCACAGGCCATGGAAGTGCCTGTTATTTTGTCTGATATTCCTGGCCCGAGAGAGGCTTTGATCCCGGGAGAAACCGGTATTCTTGTTCCCGCGCGGGATAGCAAGGCATTAGCTTCCGCGATGCTTCTTTTGCATGATGAAAAGGAACGCCGCTTGCAGATGGGCAAAGCAGGCAGACAGTTTGTGGAAGAAAACTTTGAGCAGTCTTTCTTCTGGAAAAAAGTATTGGAACATCGTCATAATTTGTTGGCGAAAGCAGGAATAGATGGTGTTAAGAATGAAAAGAATCATTGATATTTTTGGTTCATTAGTAGGGCTGCTTTTCTTGGCGCCTTTTTTTGCTTTGGTTGTGTTAGCATTGTTTTTATGTCAAAACGGACCAGTCTTTTTTTGTCAGCAACGCCCGGGCTATAAAGGTTATCCCTTCGTTATTTATAAACTCCGGACGATGGTTGAGCTGTTCGACAATCAGGGGAATTTGCTTCCTGATAAAGAACGAATGACATGGATTGGGTCAATAGTACGTAAAGCCAGTCTTGATGAAGTTCCTCAACTTTGGAATGTTTTAAAAGGAGAAATGAGTTTGGTAGGACCGCGGCCATTATTGATGGAGTATTTACCTCTTTATTCTCCAGAACAAATGCGACGGCATGATGTATTGCCAGGAATAACTGGTTGGGCACAGGTTAATGGGCGCAATGCGATTTCTTGGGAAGAGCGATTTGAATTGGACGTATGGTATGTAAAAAACCAATCAGTATATCTTGACTTGAAAATTATATTGATGACGCTAAAGAGGGTTGCTTTTTCAGAAGGGATAGCGCAGGAGGGAAGAGCGACTATTGATAAATTTCAAGGAAAGGGGGGGAGGGAGTATTGAGGAAATTACTGATTTTAGGTGCCGGAGGACATGCGAAGGTTTTGCTGGAGGCAGCAGAACAAATGGGACTGTGGAGTGACTTCGCTTTTTTGGATGATGTGGCTTCTGGCAATGTTCATGGATATCCCATAGTTGGATCCTTGAAAGATGCAGCGGCGCTGACAGCGCGTTTTCATGAAGCCATTGTAGGGATTGGAAACAATCAGACAAGAATGTTTTGGCATGATTTTTTATTGGAAAACCAATATAATATTCCTAGTGTTATTCACCCTAGCAGTGTGATTAGTCCAAGCGCATTACTTGGGAAAGGTTGTGCGGTATTTGCGCAGGCAGTAGTTAATGCCGATGCTTTTATAGGCGACTCGGTGATTTTGAATACGGCCTGTTCTGTTGATCATGATTGTGTTATAGAGGCTGCAGTACATATTGCTCCAGGAGCCAGATTGGCTGGAGGAGTCTGTGCCGCGAAAGAAGCTTGGGTTGGCTTAAATTCCTGTGTTAATGTCGGATTGAAAATAGGACGGCAGGCTGTAGTTGGTGCTGGGGCCGTTGTAATAAAAAATGTTGAAGAGAAAACCACAGTGGTAGGGGTGCCTGCGCATCCGATAAAACCTTAAGGAAGTGTCGTTTAATGAAAAAGATTTTCTTATCAGCTCCTCATATGAGCGGTGCTGAACAATCGTATATTGCAGAGGCTTTTTCGTCGAATTGGATTGCGCCGTTAGGGCCCAATGTTGAATCTTTTGAAGAGGAAATGTGCCAGATTATTGGGGCAAAGCATGCATTGGCATTGAGTTCGGGAACTGCTGCAATCCATTTAGCTTTAAAACTTTTGGATGTAAAAGCTGGCGATAGTGTGTTTTGTTCATCCCTTACTTTTTCTGCAAGTGCTAATCCGATTTTATACGAAAAAGGGATTCCGGTTTTTGTTGATTCAGATGAAGAATCATGGAATTTGTCTCCAGTTGTGTTGGAAGAGGCATTGAGAAAAAGAGCAAAGACGAATACCTTGCCTAAAGCAATTATTGTAGTTGATTTATACGGGCAAAGTGCTGATTATGATGCGATAAGAGAGTTGTGCTATAAATATGAGATTCCAATAATTGAAGATGCTGCAGAAGCTTTAGGAGCAAGCTATAAAGGGAAATACTGCGGTTTATTTGGTGACTTGGGAGTGCTCTCTTTTAATGGCAATAAAATCATTACAACTTCTGGTGGTGGAATGCTTATTGCTTCAGAACAAAGCAAAATAGATAAAGCGCGTTTTTGGGCTACACAAGCGCGTGAAAAAGCGTTGCATTATCAGCACAATGAGATTGGATATAATTATCGGCTTAGCAATGTGCTGGCTGGAATTGGTAGGGGGCAACTATCTGTGTTGCAAGAACGGGTTGAGAAAAAACGTGAAATTTTTTCGTTATATGCAGATGAACTATGTTCGTTAGAAGGGATTTCATTCATGCCAGAAGCGAAATATGGGCGTTCCAATCGTTGGTTGACAGCTATTCGATTAGACCCAAAACTTGCGCCGGTATTACCCCAACAGCTGATGGAAGAACTATTAAAAAACAATATAGAATCAAGGCCGGTTTGGAAGCCAATGCATTTGCAGCCTGTTTTTAAAGAGGCGATTTATTATCGCCATACATCTGGCCGTGATGTTTCAGCTACTCTGTTTTCGGAAGGGGTTTGCTTACCATCGGGCACAGGAATGTCGTTTGAAGAACAAATGAGAGTAATTTCCATTATCAAAAAAATGTGGAAGTAGTATGAAAGATTGAGCGTTTAGTTGGAGGGTGAGTTATGCAATAGAGAACCTGTGCAATCACGTAGATGAAGTTATTATTATTAATTCAGGTTCGGCGGAGGTTACAGTAGAGAGTGCTAAAGAATATAAAGAACAAACTTATTGCAATAAACCCCCTGGTTTGTATAGACTATCATGATTTTGGAACTTTCATAGATAATCTGGCGTAATACTTGTAGTCAATATTATTTGCAGTAGCATAGAAAAATGTATCGTGTGTGACTTC
This genomic window from uncultured Anaeromusa sp. contains:
- a CDS encoding NAD-dependent epimerase/dehydratase family protein: MNGKVLVTGATGYLGKRLVVQLRDIGYEVVGLTRRNSGNRIEGIEYITGDITQPIEFPSDIIIIFHCAGVIDEDDVAMIKTNVDGTRNIVNAACKLKCRLIHVSSAGVVGWPDTTEIDESTPCNPLNLYEKTKLEAEQILLQAVEKGLQAQIIRPTIIFGIRREGNKDSLFQFIQAIKDQKYFSIGNGVYNLIHIDEVVKAMIVLAETCLPSGGIWILNTPISFSLFVQTIRKLALDTERKVPSIPYGIAYLIAVILQYYSKATGRSVPLNLSRLKALTNNRVFSSARILSKTNYVPEKNVIEWIKESYVLYYEKR
- a CDS encoding aminotransferase class I/II-fold pyridoxal phosphate-dependent enzyme, producing the protein MKKIFLSAPHMSGAEQSYIAEAFSSNWIAPLGPNVESFEEEMCQIIGAKHALALSSGTAAIHLALKLLDVKAGDSVFCSSLTFSASANPILYEKGIPVFVDSDEESWNLSPVVLEEALRKRAKTNTLPKAIIVVDLYGQSADYDAIRELCYKYEIPIIEDAAEALGASYKGKYCGLFGDLGVLSFNGNKIITTSGGGMLIASEQSKIDKARFWATQAREKALHYQHNEIGYNYRLSNVLAGIGRGQLSVLQERVEKKREIFSLYADELCSLEGISFMPEAKYGRSNRWLTAIRLDPKLAPVLPQQLMEELLKNNIESRPVWKPMHLQPVFKEAIYYRHTSGRDVSATLFSEGVCLPSGTGMSFEEQMRVISIIKKMWK
- a CDS encoding dTDP-4-dehydrorhamnose 3,5-epimerase family protein, giving the protein MIDGVKVTPLKQILDERGKIMHMMRCDSPDFSGFGEIYFSCIHPGAIKGWHIHKEMILNYAVPHGNIKFVLYDERVDSPTYGEVQEIFLGPDNYCLVTVPPMVWNGFKGIGSELAIVANCSTIPHDPQEIDRLDPFDSRIPYDWSLKHR
- a CDS encoding SDR family oxidoreductase, producing the protein MSEEVLITGGMGYVGGRIAQAISEHSAYDLTISTRRTGLSRPEWLVKGNVIKLDLLSEEELDAACQGVKYIIHLAALNEIDSAKDPEQALIINGLGTLKLLRAAERAGVERFIYFSTAHVYGAPLQGNITENLATKPCHPYAITHRIAEDFVLASSKLTGIVLRLSNSLGAPSHIGVDRWTLLVNDLCRQAVTENKLTLRTGHQRRDFIALSDVCAAVLHFLKIPKQECKDGLFNLGGECTMSVADMAELISERYEVLFKQKIPIYCPEQRESESDVSLNYDISKLKETGFKLQGDIVCEVDRTLEICNKFLAK
- a CDS encoding glycosyltransferase family 2 protein, yielding MVDKGKVGVVTVTYNSGKVISEFLESLCMQTYDNYFLYIVDNASTDETIATVETQPSDLRIKVIKNQENLGVAKGNNQGIAAALQDECQYILLINNDTIFESKLLEKLVNGLAQYDCDLIVPKMLYHDRPNVIWFAGGHFLRWKGYLNIQEGEGEEDKGQYDVPRQIECAPTCCMLITRRTFEQVGLMDEKYFVYYDDTDFCLRVLRSGLKMYFLPLASLIHKVSSLTGGSASNFVMRYTIRNLVYYIRKNFNGPCVICWIFGIQLVLWMKVIAGKDNIKEYVVKQRAYIEGLKM
- a CDS encoding acetyltransferase; translation: MRKLLILGAGGHAKVLLEAAEQMGLWSDFAFLDDVASGNVHGYPIVGSLKDAAALTARFHEAIVGIGNNQTRMFWHDFLLENQYNIPSVIHPSSVISPSALLGKGCAVFAQAVVNADAFIGDSVILNTACSVDHDCVIEAAVHIAPGARLAGGVCAAKEAWVGLNSCVNVGLKIGRQAVVGAGAVVIKNVEEKTTVVGVPAHPIKP
- the rfbF gene encoding glucose-1-phosphate cytidylyltransferase — protein: MKVVILCGGQGTRIRDVSDNIPKPMIPIGDFPILWHIMKYYSCWGHKDFVLCLGYKGHVIKDFFINYQTQVNDFTVDLGNKNAIEFHNGHTEEDWKVTLSETGLTALTGARIKRIRKYVVDEENFMLTYGDGVGNVDLGELIKFHLAHGKILTVTGVRPPGRFGELVHDETGMVTAFNEKPQAAGGRISGGFFICRKEIFSYLDDRDELTFEQEPMRKLVADDQLMVYNHDGFWQPMDTSREYMLLNKLYEKGEAPWEIW
- the rfbG gene encoding CDP-glucose 4,6-dehydratase, whose protein sequence is MVNSNLVQTFRGKRVLLTGDTGFKGSWLAMLLHRLGAQVFGYALPPQQAEDHFNLLELDKIITHVNGDIRDHHNVMKVFREVEPEFLFHLAAQPLVRLSYEEPKVTFDTNVGGSVNILEAVRQTVSLRSVIYVTTDKCYKNKEWIWGYRENDELGGRDPYSASKAAAELVFSSYLESFFASRGTLGAASVRAGNVIGGGDWAKDRIVPDCIRALQCNEAIVVRNPAATRPWQHVLEPLHGYLMLAEKLYYEPRVYSGAWNFGPRGESVQTVQSLVEKLIPLWGEGEVRFERSENKVHEANLLQLNCDKAHKLLQWIPKWGFERTIAETVCWYKAVNNGVAVKSATANQIENYLEGSI
- a CDS encoding glycosyltransferase — protein: MPLVSIIMNCHNGSKYLREALDSIYSQSFKDFEIVFWDNFSTDDSAEIAVSYGEKVKYYRGEEFLTLGAARNKALEKAQGKYIAFLDCDDIWMPLKLEKQVHLMEENPIVEFIYTNFYMMEPKKGKSKIVLPKYQPSGDVFAAFLKKFPVGLLTAFVRKNSMDKLQHHFDPTLKLTSEYDLFMRLAYKGYVEYIGEPLAYYRVHENMSSLCLRQEWPGELSYVLEKLIHFDDAIKNDMKREIAQQQNYIEFIKAKNKMLDGDLRSARDLLTPCKMQSVKAFLLYTGTFIPLPIWLWLKPVWERGTFR
- a CDS encoding glycosyltransferase family 4 protein, translating into MKICTITTIWLTMETFWLKQLLFLKESGIENTIVSSDLQNRDCLSLNGVSIHMERNYGPWSTLSGIWKLYRFFCQEKFDMIQYATPKAALISSIAGMMAGVPVRLYCQWGIRYVGFSGWRRVLFKSIEKLVCSLSTHISPDSNGNRQFSIEEGLYTAEKSSVVYKGSANGVSLARFSFANKGIWYSEVRKVLGWDSSMVVFGWVGRVTCDKGVGELVQAFLALSEQRPDVRLLMIGGWEEHPGLPQTVLEAVKYHPQIAYVGSKSDVERYYAAMDVLVAPSYREGFGSVALEAQAMEVPVILSDIPGPREALIPGETGILVPARDSKALASAMLLLHDEKERRLQMGKAGRQFVEENFEQSFFWKKVLEHRHNLLAKAGIDGVKNEKNH
- a CDS encoding sugar transferase, which produces MKRIIDIFGSLVGLLFLAPFFALVVLALFLCQNGPVFFCQQRPGYKGYPFVIYKLRTMVELFDNQGNLLPDKERMTWIGSIVRKASLDEVPQLWNVLKGEMSLVGPRPLLMEYLPLYSPEQMRRHDVLPGITGWAQVNGRNAISWEERFELDVWYVKNQSVYLDLKIILMTLKRVAFSEGIAQEGRATIDKFQGKGGREY